From a region of the Mercurialis annua linkage group LG1-X, ddMerAnnu1.2, whole genome shotgun sequence genome:
- the LOC126664575 gene encoding uncharacterized protein LOC126664575 isoform X1 has translation MPSLKTDSPLSRRIVRAFFDFLDSVEPAPGADLEGLDVARECLREVFKLPLTSPSNDDASLKPALLLDLFRSLDANVDDHTSTAAADADVSHSQAPKAQSNDRVGTSYEMGRQHFSSPAGESKDELFGQFFAALEKNHFFKTAPDGNDDPVQLDKATHLFHDALNVMEQAGCQSFTKSSLAETLKAQGNQAMQSKRYSEAVELYSCAISLYENNAVYYCNRAAAFTQVHKYTEAISDCLKSIEIDPHYSKAYSRLGLAYYALGNYRDAIDRGFRKALALDPDNESVKENIRVAEQKLKEHQGNGSDQMNSSGNAWQEIPNGGIHLSDFLSILRNMVSQSTGEQPHPQERQGNADLGENLPPELRGALQSLMGGFSGAAAATNGNPQPQDSNGRPPTN, from the exons atgcCTAGCCTGAAAACCGACTCTCCTCTGTCCCGTCGCATCGTTCGCGCCTTCTTCGATTTCCTCGACTCCG TTGAACCTGCACCTGGTGCTGATCTTGAAGGACTCGATGTAGCTAGAGAATGTTTGCGCGAGGTGTTTAAGCTTCCTTTAACTTCTCCTTCTAATGATGATGCTTCCTTAAAACCTGCTTTGCTGCTCGACTTATTTCGCTCACTCGATGCAAATGTCGATGATCATACTTCTACTGCTGCTGCTGATGCTGATGTGAGCCACTCACAGGCACCTAAGGCTCAG AGTAACGATAGAGTGGGAACATCTTATGAAATGGGTAGGCAGCACTTTTCCTCTCCTG CAGGTGAATCCAAAGACGAATTATTTGGACAATTCTTTGCTGCCCTTGAGAAAAATCACTTTTTTAAGACAGCACCTGATGGGAATGACGACCCTGTCCAACTGGATAAAGCCACACACTTATTTCATGATGCTTTAAAT GTGATGGAACAAGCTGGatgccaatcatttacaaagaGCAGCCTGGCAGAGACATTAAAGGCACAAG GTAACCAGGCTATGCAGTCAAAGAGATACTCTGAAGCAGTTGAGCTGTATTCTTGTGCAATTTCTCTCTATGAAAATAATGCTGTTTACTACTGTAACAG GGCAGCTGCATTTACTCAGGTTCACAAATATACTGAAGCAATCAGTGATTGTCTTAAGTCCATTGAAATTGATCCGCACTACAGTAAGGCATACAGTCGTCTCGGGCTAGCATATTATGCTTTAGGGAACTACAGGGATGCTATTGACAGAGGTTTTAGGAAAG CATTAGCACTGGATCCCGACAATGAATCGGTCAAAGAAAATATTCgg GTTGCtgagcaaaaattaaaagaacatCAAGGGAATGGATCGGATCAG ATGAATTCCTCTGGCAACGCCTGGCAAGAAATTCCTAACGGCGGCATTCATCTTAGTGATTTTTTAAGCATATTAAGGAACATGGTTTCACAATCCACAGGAGAGCAGCCTCATCCTCAAGAAAGGCAAGGAAATGCGGATCTTGGAGAAAATTTGCCACCTGAGTTAAGAGGAGCATTACAATCATTGATGGGTGGGTTTTCAGGGGCGGCAGCAGCAACCAATGGAAATCCTCAACCTCAAGATTCAAATGGAAGACCACCTACGAACTGA
- the LOC126664575 gene encoding uncharacterized protein LOC126664575 isoform X2 — translation MPSLKTDSPLSRRIVRAFFDFLDSVEPAPGADLEGLDVARECLREVFKLPLTSPSNDDASLKPALLLDLFRSLDANVDDHTSTAAADADVSHSQAPKAQSNDRVGTSYEMGRQHFSSPGESKDELFGQFFAALEKNHFFKTAPDGNDDPVQLDKATHLFHDALNVMEQAGCQSFTKSSLAETLKAQGNQAMQSKRYSEAVELYSCAISLYENNAVYYCNRAAAFTQVHKYTEAISDCLKSIEIDPHYSKAYSRLGLAYYALGNYRDAIDRGFRKALALDPDNESVKENIRVAEQKLKEHQGNGSDQMNSSGNAWQEIPNGGIHLSDFLSILRNMVSQSTGEQPHPQERQGNADLGENLPPELRGALQSLMGGFSGAAAATNGNPQPQDSNGRPPTN, via the exons atgcCTAGCCTGAAAACCGACTCTCCTCTGTCCCGTCGCATCGTTCGCGCCTTCTTCGATTTCCTCGACTCCG TTGAACCTGCACCTGGTGCTGATCTTGAAGGACTCGATGTAGCTAGAGAATGTTTGCGCGAGGTGTTTAAGCTTCCTTTAACTTCTCCTTCTAATGATGATGCTTCCTTAAAACCTGCTTTGCTGCTCGACTTATTTCGCTCACTCGATGCAAATGTCGATGATCATACTTCTACTGCTGCTGCTGATGCTGATGTGAGCCACTCACAGGCACCTAAGGCTCAG AGTAACGATAGAGTGGGAACATCTTATGAAATGGGTAGGCAGCACTTTTCCTCTCCTG GTGAATCCAAAGACGAATTATTTGGACAATTCTTTGCTGCCCTTGAGAAAAATCACTTTTTTAAGACAGCACCTGATGGGAATGACGACCCTGTCCAACTGGATAAAGCCACACACTTATTTCATGATGCTTTAAAT GTGATGGAACAAGCTGGatgccaatcatttacaaagaGCAGCCTGGCAGAGACATTAAAGGCACAAG GTAACCAGGCTATGCAGTCAAAGAGATACTCTGAAGCAGTTGAGCTGTATTCTTGTGCAATTTCTCTCTATGAAAATAATGCTGTTTACTACTGTAACAG GGCAGCTGCATTTACTCAGGTTCACAAATATACTGAAGCAATCAGTGATTGTCTTAAGTCCATTGAAATTGATCCGCACTACAGTAAGGCATACAGTCGTCTCGGGCTAGCATATTATGCTTTAGGGAACTACAGGGATGCTATTGACAGAGGTTTTAGGAAAG CATTAGCACTGGATCCCGACAATGAATCGGTCAAAGAAAATATTCgg GTTGCtgagcaaaaattaaaagaacatCAAGGGAATGGATCGGATCAG ATGAATTCCTCTGGCAACGCCTGGCAAGAAATTCCTAACGGCGGCATTCATCTTAGTGATTTTTTAAGCATATTAAGGAACATGGTTTCACAATCCACAGGAGAGCAGCCTCATCCTCAAGAAAGGCAAGGAAATGCGGATCTTGGAGAAAATTTGCCACCTGAGTTAAGAGGAGCATTACAATCATTGATGGGTGGGTTTTCAGGGGCGGCAGCAGCAACCAATGGAAATCCTCAACCTCAAGATTCAAATGGAAGACCACCTACGAACTGA
- the LOC126664575 gene encoding uncharacterized protein LOC126664575 isoform X3 — translation MPSLKTDSPLSRRIVRAFFDFLDSVEPAPGADLEGLDVARECLREVFKLPLTSPSNDDASLKPALLLDLFRSLDANVDDHTSTAAADADVSHSQAPKAQSNDRVGTSYEMAGESKDELFGQFFAALEKNHFFKTAPDGNDDPVQLDKATHLFHDALNVMEQAGCQSFTKSSLAETLKAQGNQAMQSKRYSEAVELYSCAISLYENNAVYYCNRAAAFTQVHKYTEAISDCLKSIEIDPHYSKAYSRLGLAYYALGNYRDAIDRGFRKALALDPDNESVKENIRVAEQKLKEHQGNGSDQMNSSGNAWQEIPNGGIHLSDFLSILRNMVSQSTGEQPHPQERQGNADLGENLPPELRGALQSLMGGFSGAAAATNGNPQPQDSNGRPPTN, via the exons atgcCTAGCCTGAAAACCGACTCTCCTCTGTCCCGTCGCATCGTTCGCGCCTTCTTCGATTTCCTCGACTCCG TTGAACCTGCACCTGGTGCTGATCTTGAAGGACTCGATGTAGCTAGAGAATGTTTGCGCGAGGTGTTTAAGCTTCCTTTAACTTCTCCTTCTAATGATGATGCTTCCTTAAAACCTGCTTTGCTGCTCGACTTATTTCGCTCACTCGATGCAAATGTCGATGATCATACTTCTACTGCTGCTGCTGATGCTGATGTGAGCCACTCACAGGCACCTAAGGCTCAG AGTAACGATAGAGTGGGAACATCTTATGAAATGG CAGGTGAATCCAAAGACGAATTATTTGGACAATTCTTTGCTGCCCTTGAGAAAAATCACTTTTTTAAGACAGCACCTGATGGGAATGACGACCCTGTCCAACTGGATAAAGCCACACACTTATTTCATGATGCTTTAAAT GTGATGGAACAAGCTGGatgccaatcatttacaaagaGCAGCCTGGCAGAGACATTAAAGGCACAAG GTAACCAGGCTATGCAGTCAAAGAGATACTCTGAAGCAGTTGAGCTGTATTCTTGTGCAATTTCTCTCTATGAAAATAATGCTGTTTACTACTGTAACAG GGCAGCTGCATTTACTCAGGTTCACAAATATACTGAAGCAATCAGTGATTGTCTTAAGTCCATTGAAATTGATCCGCACTACAGTAAGGCATACAGTCGTCTCGGGCTAGCATATTATGCTTTAGGGAACTACAGGGATGCTATTGACAGAGGTTTTAGGAAAG CATTAGCACTGGATCCCGACAATGAATCGGTCAAAGAAAATATTCgg GTTGCtgagcaaaaattaaaagaacatCAAGGGAATGGATCGGATCAG ATGAATTCCTCTGGCAACGCCTGGCAAGAAATTCCTAACGGCGGCATTCATCTTAGTGATTTTTTAAGCATATTAAGGAACATGGTTTCACAATCCACAGGAGAGCAGCCTCATCCTCAAGAAAGGCAAGGAAATGCGGATCTTGGAGAAAATTTGCCACCTGAGTTAAGAGGAGCATTACAATCATTGATGGGTGGGTTTTCAGGGGCGGCAGCAGCAACCAATGGAAATCCTCAACCTCAAGATTCAAATGGAAGACCACCTACGAACTGA
- the LOC126664575 gene encoding uncharacterized protein LOC126664575 isoform X4 — protein sequence MPSLKTDSPLSRRIVRAFFDFLDSVEPAPGADLEGLDVARECLREVFKLPLTSPSNDDASLKPALLLDLFRSLDANVDDHTSTAAADADVSHSQAPKAQSNDRVGTSYEMGESKDELFGQFFAALEKNHFFKTAPDGNDDPVQLDKATHLFHDALNVMEQAGCQSFTKSSLAETLKAQGNQAMQSKRYSEAVELYSCAISLYENNAVYYCNRAAAFTQVHKYTEAISDCLKSIEIDPHYSKAYSRLGLAYYALGNYRDAIDRGFRKALALDPDNESVKENIRVAEQKLKEHQGNGSDQMNSSGNAWQEIPNGGIHLSDFLSILRNMVSQSTGEQPHPQERQGNADLGENLPPELRGALQSLMGGFSGAAAATNGNPQPQDSNGRPPTN from the exons atgcCTAGCCTGAAAACCGACTCTCCTCTGTCCCGTCGCATCGTTCGCGCCTTCTTCGATTTCCTCGACTCCG TTGAACCTGCACCTGGTGCTGATCTTGAAGGACTCGATGTAGCTAGAGAATGTTTGCGCGAGGTGTTTAAGCTTCCTTTAACTTCTCCTTCTAATGATGATGCTTCCTTAAAACCTGCTTTGCTGCTCGACTTATTTCGCTCACTCGATGCAAATGTCGATGATCATACTTCTACTGCTGCTGCTGATGCTGATGTGAGCCACTCACAGGCACCTAAGGCTCAG AGTAACGATAGAGTGGGAACATCTTATGAAATGG GTGAATCCAAAGACGAATTATTTGGACAATTCTTTGCTGCCCTTGAGAAAAATCACTTTTTTAAGACAGCACCTGATGGGAATGACGACCCTGTCCAACTGGATAAAGCCACACACTTATTTCATGATGCTTTAAAT GTGATGGAACAAGCTGGatgccaatcatttacaaagaGCAGCCTGGCAGAGACATTAAAGGCACAAG GTAACCAGGCTATGCAGTCAAAGAGATACTCTGAAGCAGTTGAGCTGTATTCTTGTGCAATTTCTCTCTATGAAAATAATGCTGTTTACTACTGTAACAG GGCAGCTGCATTTACTCAGGTTCACAAATATACTGAAGCAATCAGTGATTGTCTTAAGTCCATTGAAATTGATCCGCACTACAGTAAGGCATACAGTCGTCTCGGGCTAGCATATTATGCTTTAGGGAACTACAGGGATGCTATTGACAGAGGTTTTAGGAAAG CATTAGCACTGGATCCCGACAATGAATCGGTCAAAGAAAATATTCgg GTTGCtgagcaaaaattaaaagaacatCAAGGGAATGGATCGGATCAG ATGAATTCCTCTGGCAACGCCTGGCAAGAAATTCCTAACGGCGGCATTCATCTTAGTGATTTTTTAAGCATATTAAGGAACATGGTTTCACAATCCACAGGAGAGCAGCCTCATCCTCAAGAAAGGCAAGGAAATGCGGATCTTGGAGAAAATTTGCCACCTGAGTTAAGAGGAGCATTACAATCATTGATGGGTGGGTTTTCAGGGGCGGCAGCAGCAACCAATGGAAATCCTCAACCTCAAGATTCAAATGGAAGACCACCTACGAACTGA
- the LOC126664575 gene encoding small glutamine-rich tetratricopeptide repeat-containing protein 2 isoform X8 — MPMMNIHMREASNLFQKSSKAPRKNSNTKNLFARSFISNDRVGTSYEMGESKDELFGQFFAALEKNHFFKTAPDGNDDPVQLDKATHLFHDALNVMEQAGCQSFTKSSLAETLKAQGNQAMQSKRYSEAVELYSCAISLYENNAVYYCNRAAAFTQVHKYTEAISDCLKSIEIDPHYSKAYSRLGLAYYALGNYRDAIDRGFRKALALDPDNESVKENIRVAEQKLKEHQGNGSDQMNSSGNAWQEIPNGGIHLSDFLSILRNMVSQSTGEQPHPQERQGNADLGENLPPELRGALQSLMGGFSGAAAATNGNPQPQDSNGRPPTN; from the exons ATGCCAATGATGAATATTCATATGAGAGAAGCCAGCAATCTTTTTCAGAAATCTTCTAAAGCTCCTAGAAAAAATAGCAACACTAAAAATTTGTTTGCTCGGAGTTTCATA AGTAACGATAGAGTGGGAACATCTTATGAAATGG GTGAATCCAAAGACGAATTATTTGGACAATTCTTTGCTGCCCTTGAGAAAAATCACTTTTTTAAGACAGCACCTGATGGGAATGACGACCCTGTCCAACTGGATAAAGCCACACACTTATTTCATGATGCTTTAAAT GTGATGGAACAAGCTGGatgccaatcatttacaaagaGCAGCCTGGCAGAGACATTAAAGGCACAAG GTAACCAGGCTATGCAGTCAAAGAGATACTCTGAAGCAGTTGAGCTGTATTCTTGTGCAATTTCTCTCTATGAAAATAATGCTGTTTACTACTGTAACAG GGCAGCTGCATTTACTCAGGTTCACAAATATACTGAAGCAATCAGTGATTGTCTTAAGTCCATTGAAATTGATCCGCACTACAGTAAGGCATACAGTCGTCTCGGGCTAGCATATTATGCTTTAGGGAACTACAGGGATGCTATTGACAGAGGTTTTAGGAAAG CATTAGCACTGGATCCCGACAATGAATCGGTCAAAGAAAATATTCgg GTTGCtgagcaaaaattaaaagaacatCAAGGGAATGGATCGGATCAG ATGAATTCCTCTGGCAACGCCTGGCAAGAAATTCCTAACGGCGGCATTCATCTTAGTGATTTTTTAAGCATATTAAGGAACATGGTTTCACAATCCACAGGAGAGCAGCCTCATCCTCAAGAAAGGCAAGGAAATGCGGATCTTGGAGAAAATTTGCCACCTGAGTTAAGAGGAGCATTACAATCATTGATGGGTGGGTTTTCAGGGGCGGCAGCAGCAACCAATGGAAATCCTCAACCTCAAGATTCAAATGGAAGACCACCTACGAACTGA
- the LOC126664575 gene encoding small glutamine-rich tetratricopeptide repeat-containing protein 2 isoform X5, with translation MPMMNIHMREASNLFQKSSKAPRKNSNTKNLFARSFISNDRVGTSYEMGRQHFSSPAGESKDELFGQFFAALEKNHFFKTAPDGNDDPVQLDKATHLFHDALNVMEQAGCQSFTKSSLAETLKAQGNQAMQSKRYSEAVELYSCAISLYENNAVYYCNRAAAFTQVHKYTEAISDCLKSIEIDPHYSKAYSRLGLAYYALGNYRDAIDRGFRKALALDPDNESVKENIRVAEQKLKEHQGNGSDQMNSSGNAWQEIPNGGIHLSDFLSILRNMVSQSTGEQPHPQERQGNADLGENLPPELRGALQSLMGGFSGAAAATNGNPQPQDSNGRPPTN, from the exons ATGCCAATGATGAATATTCATATGAGAGAAGCCAGCAATCTTTTTCAGAAATCTTCTAAAGCTCCTAGAAAAAATAGCAACACTAAAAATTTGTTTGCTCGGAGTTTCATA AGTAACGATAGAGTGGGAACATCTTATGAAATGGGTAGGCAGCACTTTTCCTCTCCTG CAGGTGAATCCAAAGACGAATTATTTGGACAATTCTTTGCTGCCCTTGAGAAAAATCACTTTTTTAAGACAGCACCTGATGGGAATGACGACCCTGTCCAACTGGATAAAGCCACACACTTATTTCATGATGCTTTAAAT GTGATGGAACAAGCTGGatgccaatcatttacaaagaGCAGCCTGGCAGAGACATTAAAGGCACAAG GTAACCAGGCTATGCAGTCAAAGAGATACTCTGAAGCAGTTGAGCTGTATTCTTGTGCAATTTCTCTCTATGAAAATAATGCTGTTTACTACTGTAACAG GGCAGCTGCATTTACTCAGGTTCACAAATATACTGAAGCAATCAGTGATTGTCTTAAGTCCATTGAAATTGATCCGCACTACAGTAAGGCATACAGTCGTCTCGGGCTAGCATATTATGCTTTAGGGAACTACAGGGATGCTATTGACAGAGGTTTTAGGAAAG CATTAGCACTGGATCCCGACAATGAATCGGTCAAAGAAAATATTCgg GTTGCtgagcaaaaattaaaagaacatCAAGGGAATGGATCGGATCAG ATGAATTCCTCTGGCAACGCCTGGCAAGAAATTCCTAACGGCGGCATTCATCTTAGTGATTTTTTAAGCATATTAAGGAACATGGTTTCACAATCCACAGGAGAGCAGCCTCATCCTCAAGAAAGGCAAGGAAATGCGGATCTTGGAGAAAATTTGCCACCTGAGTTAAGAGGAGCATTACAATCATTGATGGGTGGGTTTTCAGGGGCGGCAGCAGCAACCAATGGAAATCCTCAACCTCAAGATTCAAATGGAAGACCACCTACGAACTGA
- the LOC126664575 gene encoding small glutamine-rich tetratricopeptide repeat-containing protein 2 isoform X6 codes for MPMMNIHMREASNLFQKSSKAPRKNSNTKNLFARSFISNDRVGTSYEMGRQHFSSPGESKDELFGQFFAALEKNHFFKTAPDGNDDPVQLDKATHLFHDALNVMEQAGCQSFTKSSLAETLKAQGNQAMQSKRYSEAVELYSCAISLYENNAVYYCNRAAAFTQVHKYTEAISDCLKSIEIDPHYSKAYSRLGLAYYALGNYRDAIDRGFRKALALDPDNESVKENIRVAEQKLKEHQGNGSDQMNSSGNAWQEIPNGGIHLSDFLSILRNMVSQSTGEQPHPQERQGNADLGENLPPELRGALQSLMGGFSGAAAATNGNPQPQDSNGRPPTN; via the exons ATGCCAATGATGAATATTCATATGAGAGAAGCCAGCAATCTTTTTCAGAAATCTTCTAAAGCTCCTAGAAAAAATAGCAACACTAAAAATTTGTTTGCTCGGAGTTTCATA AGTAACGATAGAGTGGGAACATCTTATGAAATGGGTAGGCAGCACTTTTCCTCTCCTG GTGAATCCAAAGACGAATTATTTGGACAATTCTTTGCTGCCCTTGAGAAAAATCACTTTTTTAAGACAGCACCTGATGGGAATGACGACCCTGTCCAACTGGATAAAGCCACACACTTATTTCATGATGCTTTAAAT GTGATGGAACAAGCTGGatgccaatcatttacaaagaGCAGCCTGGCAGAGACATTAAAGGCACAAG GTAACCAGGCTATGCAGTCAAAGAGATACTCTGAAGCAGTTGAGCTGTATTCTTGTGCAATTTCTCTCTATGAAAATAATGCTGTTTACTACTGTAACAG GGCAGCTGCATTTACTCAGGTTCACAAATATACTGAAGCAATCAGTGATTGTCTTAAGTCCATTGAAATTGATCCGCACTACAGTAAGGCATACAGTCGTCTCGGGCTAGCATATTATGCTTTAGGGAACTACAGGGATGCTATTGACAGAGGTTTTAGGAAAG CATTAGCACTGGATCCCGACAATGAATCGGTCAAAGAAAATATTCgg GTTGCtgagcaaaaattaaaagaacatCAAGGGAATGGATCGGATCAG ATGAATTCCTCTGGCAACGCCTGGCAAGAAATTCCTAACGGCGGCATTCATCTTAGTGATTTTTTAAGCATATTAAGGAACATGGTTTCACAATCCACAGGAGAGCAGCCTCATCCTCAAGAAAGGCAAGGAAATGCGGATCTTGGAGAAAATTTGCCACCTGAGTTAAGAGGAGCATTACAATCATTGATGGGTGGGTTTTCAGGGGCGGCAGCAGCAACCAATGGAAATCCTCAACCTCAAGATTCAAATGGAAGACCACCTACGAACTGA
- the LOC126664575 gene encoding heat shock protein STI1 isoform X7 produces MPMMNIHMREASNLFQKSSKAPRKNSNTKNLFARSFISNDRVGTSYEMAGESKDELFGQFFAALEKNHFFKTAPDGNDDPVQLDKATHLFHDALNVMEQAGCQSFTKSSLAETLKAQGNQAMQSKRYSEAVELYSCAISLYENNAVYYCNRAAAFTQVHKYTEAISDCLKSIEIDPHYSKAYSRLGLAYYALGNYRDAIDRGFRKALALDPDNESVKENIRVAEQKLKEHQGNGSDQMNSSGNAWQEIPNGGIHLSDFLSILRNMVSQSTGEQPHPQERQGNADLGENLPPELRGALQSLMGGFSGAAAATNGNPQPQDSNGRPPTN; encoded by the exons ATGCCAATGATGAATATTCATATGAGAGAAGCCAGCAATCTTTTTCAGAAATCTTCTAAAGCTCCTAGAAAAAATAGCAACACTAAAAATTTGTTTGCTCGGAGTTTCATA AGTAACGATAGAGTGGGAACATCTTATGAAATGG CAGGTGAATCCAAAGACGAATTATTTGGACAATTCTTTGCTGCCCTTGAGAAAAATCACTTTTTTAAGACAGCACCTGATGGGAATGACGACCCTGTCCAACTGGATAAAGCCACACACTTATTTCATGATGCTTTAAAT GTGATGGAACAAGCTGGatgccaatcatttacaaagaGCAGCCTGGCAGAGACATTAAAGGCACAAG GTAACCAGGCTATGCAGTCAAAGAGATACTCTGAAGCAGTTGAGCTGTATTCTTGTGCAATTTCTCTCTATGAAAATAATGCTGTTTACTACTGTAACAG GGCAGCTGCATTTACTCAGGTTCACAAATATACTGAAGCAATCAGTGATTGTCTTAAGTCCATTGAAATTGATCCGCACTACAGTAAGGCATACAGTCGTCTCGGGCTAGCATATTATGCTTTAGGGAACTACAGGGATGCTATTGACAGAGGTTTTAGGAAAG CATTAGCACTGGATCCCGACAATGAATCGGTCAAAGAAAATATTCgg GTTGCtgagcaaaaattaaaagaacatCAAGGGAATGGATCGGATCAG ATGAATTCCTCTGGCAACGCCTGGCAAGAAATTCCTAACGGCGGCATTCATCTTAGTGATTTTTTAAGCATATTAAGGAACATGGTTTCACAATCCACAGGAGAGCAGCCTCATCCTCAAGAAAGGCAAGGAAATGCGGATCTTGGAGAAAATTTGCCACCTGAGTTAAGAGGAGCATTACAATCATTGATGGGTGGGTTTTCAGGGGCGGCAGCAGCAACCAATGGAAATCCTCAACCTCAAGATTCAAATGGAAGACCACCTACGAACTGA